The segment CTACGGCCATGGGCAGGGCCAGGCTCCAGACGACCACGCCGTTGATCATGAAGACCATGAGTCCGGCGAAGTTGGACGCGAGGTTGAGCACCTTGGACGTGGCCGATGCTTCCATAAGGCCCATGTGCAATATCCAGTGAAAGGCCAGTATCAGAAAGCTGCCCGTGCCGGGCCCGAAAAAACCGTCATACGCGCCGATGAGCAGGCAGACCATGGGCGTGAGCAGCCACAGGCGCGGGCCGTACAGGGCCATGTCGAGGCCGCCCGCCCGTTCCTTGCGCGGCATGAGGGTGGCGCACATGCCCACGGGCAAAAGCCCCACCAGAATTTTGCCCAGCAGTGCCGGTTCCACGTGCAGCGCCAGGCGCGCGCCCGCCCAGGAGCCTATAAGGGAGAAGGCCAGCCCGGCCAGGGCCACGCGCCAGAGTACAAGGTTGCTGCGCGCAAAATTGCCCAAAGCCACGCAGGTGCCAAGACAGGCGCTGAATTTGTTGGCTCCCAGGGCCATGTGCGGCGGCACCCCGGTCAGCAGCAGCGCGGGCATGGTCACAAGCCCGCCCCCTCCGGCGATGGCGTCGATAAAGCCCCCGGCAAAGGCGGCAGCAATGCCCGCCAGCAGGGCTACGAGACCGAATTCCATGCTACCACTCCTTGAAAATGACCCACGCGGCCAGCACAATAAGCCCAAAGCCCACGGCGTGGTTCCAGCGCATGGGTTCATGCAGCCACAAGGTGGAAAAAATCATGAAAACGCTCAGGGAAATGATTTCCTGAATAGTCTTCAGTTCTGCTGCCGAAAAATGTCCGTAGCCGATGCGGTTGGCGGGTACCTGCAGCAGGTATTCGAAAAAAGCCAGACCCCAGCTGATCAGGATCACTACGGGCAGGGCCGCACCCTTGTAGCGCAGATGCCCGTACCAGGCAAAGGTCATGAAGACGTTGGAAAAAAGTAGAAGGCCCACGGTGGCCACAGGAACGGGTACGTTCATAGTGCTTCCGCATACCGGGTTGCGCCGGGCAGAGGGGATGGTGACCCCGCGCCAAAGCGCGGGCAAGGCTGAGGCATATCTGCAGGACCGTCTGGAGTCAAGAAGGGGACACAGGGAGCCTGCCGCCCGCTGTCCCGCCGCCTGTATGCCTCTTGGGACGGCACACTTGGAGTGCGGTCATGTGCAAACGCTCAGGCGGCTGCCGGAGCAGCCGCCTGTAGTGAAAGCGCAAGCGCGGTGTCAGCCCTTACCGCAGAACATGCAACGGGCGTCCGCTCCCGCAGCCGCCAAACGGAATAAATCAGCTTTTTCCTAATGGTCGCGTAGCATCTTGACCGCGCAGAACTTGCCGCACATGGCGCACACTTCTTCAGTCTTGTGGGCCTCGCGGCGTTTTTCGAGCATCTTGGGGTCAAGGGCGGCCTTTGACATGCCATCCCAGTCCAGAGCCTTGCGGGCTGCGTTCATGGCAGCCTCGCGCGCCACTGCATGGGGGCGGCCAAGGGCGGTTTCGCCCACCTGGGCCGCCACCCGTGAGGCCATGACGCCAGCGCGCACGTCGGCTTCATCCGGCAGGGTAAGGTGCTCGGCGGGGGTGAGGTAGCAGAGAAAATCCACACCGGCTTCCACGCCAAGAGCGCCGCCGATGGCTCCGGCTATATGGTCGTAGCCGGGTGCGCTGTCGCAGCACAGGGGGCCAAGCACATAGAGGGGCGCATTGTTGGTCAGGCGCTTGATGCCCTGGATCTGGGTGCGCACCTGATTGAGCGGCACATGGCCGGGGCCTTCGATCATGCACTGTACGCCGCGTTCCAGCGCGTACTTGGCAAGACGCCCAAGATTGATGACTTCTTCCCACTGCGCGGCGTCGCCGGCGTCCACGCCAGCGCCGGGGCGCAGGCCGTCACCCAGGGACAGGGTGACGTTATAGGGACGGCAAATGTCCAGCAGGCGGTCAAAATATTCCAGCAGGGGATTTTCGCGTTCGTTTTCAAGCATCCAGCGCGCCAGCATGGAGCCGCCGCGCGAGACTATGCCCAGAACACGGTTGTTCTTGACGGCCATTTCAGCCCCA is part of the Desulfovibrio sp. genome and harbors:
- a CDS encoding sulfite exporter TauE/SafE family protein — its product is MEFGLVALLAGIAAAFAGGFIDAIAGGGGLVTMPALLLTGVPPHMALGANKFSACLGTCVALGNFARSNLVLWRVALAGLAFSLIGSWAGARLALHVEPALLGKILVGLLPVGMCATLMPRKERAGGLDMALYGPRLWLLTPMVCLLIGAYDGFFGPGTGSFLILAFHWILHMGLMEASATSKVLNLASNFAGLMVFMINGVVVWSLALPMAVACCLGNWLGSRLAIRVGPAAVRRFLMVSLSLLLLTLVWQYFLAPFVR
- a CDS encoding DMT family protein — protein: MNVPVPVATVGLLLFSNVFMTFAWYGHLRYKGAALPVVILISWGLAFFEYLLQVPANRIGYGHFSAAELKTIQEIISLSVFMIFSTLWLHEPMRWNHAVGFGLIVLAAWVIFKEW
- the thiC gene encoding phosphomethylpyrimidine synthase ThiC — its product is MSTTLCSQNAALRGLLDTHLAALAAEEGLTPEAIIAALEAGTMVLLGNPAHVGLKPILVGQPARVKVNANIGTSPLNNCPNTEERKIHAALDAGADTVMDLSIAGDLDALRLGMLAACPRPLGTVPLYAVGQQILDADREITSMLPDDLFDEIAKQAAQGVDFVTVHCGLSRRGAEMAVKNNRVLGIVSRGGSMLARWMLENERENPLLEYFDRLLDICRPYNVTLSLGDGLRPGAGVDAGDAAQWEEVINLGRLAKYALERGVQCMIEGPGHVPLNQVRTQIQGIKRLTNNAPLYVLGPLCCDSAPGYDHIAGAIGGALGVEAGVDFLCYLTPAEHLTLPDEADVRAGVMASRVAAQVGETALGRPHAVAREAAMNAARKALDWDGMSKAALDPKMLEKRREAHKTEEVCAMCGKFCAVKMLRDH